The Candidatus Pantoea soli genome window below encodes:
- the cyoE gene encoding heme o synthase: protein MIKQYLQVTKPGIIFGNLISVIGGFLLASKGSIDYTLFLVSLVGVSLVVASGCVFNNVIDRDIDIKMERTRNRVLVKGLISAKVSLVYATALGIAGFALLYFGANPLAMWLAVMGFVVYVGIYSLYMKRHSVYGTLIGSLSGAAPPVIGYCAVTNEFDAGALILLAIFSLWQMPHSYAIAIFRFKDYQAANIPVLPVVKGISVAKNHITLYILAFMIATLMLTLGGYAGYKYLVVAAAVSVWWLGMALSGYKTSNDKVWARKLFVFSIVAITALSVMMSVDFMSPATKDLLTYVW, encoded by the coding sequence ATGATTAAGCAATACCTGCAAGTAACAAAACCAGGAATTATTTTCGGCAATTTAATTTCTGTGATCGGTGGATTCCTGCTGGCTTCGAAAGGCAGCATTGATTACACCCTGTTTCTCGTCTCACTGGTAGGCGTGTCACTGGTGGTCGCATCCGGTTGTGTATTCAACAATGTGATTGACCGTGATATCGACATCAAGATGGAGAGAACGCGGAACCGTGTTCTGGTCAAAGGCCTGATCTCGGCGAAAGTAAGCCTGGTTTATGCAACCGCATTAGGTATTGCTGGCTTCGCGTTACTGTATTTTGGCGCTAACCCGCTGGCCATGTGGCTGGCGGTTATGGGCTTCGTCGTTTACGTCGGCATTTACAGTCTCTACATGAAGCGTCATTCGGTCTATGGCACGCTGATTGGCAGCCTTTCCGGCGCAGCGCCGCCGGTTATCGGCTACTGCGCAGTGACCAACGAGTTTGATGCTGGCGCGTTAATCCTGCTGGCGATCTTTAGCCTGTGGCAGATGCCGCACTCTTATGCGATTGCTATCTTCCGCTTTAAAGATTACCAGGCCGCTAACATTCCGGTTCTGCCGGTGGTGAAAGGCATCTCCGTGGCTAAAAATCATATTACGCTCTACATTCTGGCGTTTATGATTGCCACGCTGATGCTGACGCTGGGCGGTTACGCGGGCTACAAATATCTGGTGGTTGCTGCTGCGGTAAGCGTATGGTGGCTGGGTATGGCACTTTCAGGTTACAAAACCTCAAACGATAAAGTCTGGGCGCGTAAACTGTTTGTGTTCTCGATTGTCGCCATCACCGCGCTGAGCGTGATGATGTCGGTAGACTTTATGTCACCGGCTACCAAAGACCTGCTGACTTACGTCTGGTAA
- a CDS encoding cytochrome o ubiquinol oxidase subunit IV, with protein MSHSVNEHGASHGSVKSYMIGFILSIILTAIPFWMVMDGSASHGTILGVVLVCAVVQVLVHLVYFLHLDSKSEGGWNMVAIVFSAIIILIVVIGSLWIMWNLNYNMMVR; from the coding sequence ATGAGTCATTCTGTAAACGAACATGGTGCATCTCACGGTAGCGTGAAGTCTTACATGATCGGCTTCATCCTCTCTATCATCCTGACGGCAATCCCGTTCTGGATGGTAATGGATGGCAGCGCCTCGCACGGCACCATTCTGGGTGTGGTTCTGGTTTGTGCAGTCGTTCAGGTGCTGGTTCACCTGGTGTACTTCCTGCATCTGGACAGCAAATCCGAAGGTGGCTGGAATATGGTGGCCATTGTCTTCTCGGCCATCATCATCCTGATTGTTGTGATCGGCTCACTGTGGATTATGTGGAACCTCAACTACAACATGATGGTTCGCTAA